From Erigeron canadensis isolate Cc75 chromosome 8, C_canadensis_v1, whole genome shotgun sequence, one genomic window encodes:
- the LOC122578267 gene encoding LRR receptor-like serine/threonine-protein kinase RPK2, which yields MARIVLILLSLCIVSAKAGDFLEKSQLLELKKAIFDPHNMLSSWKSESTNQCSWYGVTCNSRGRVSELRISGGSIPSEVTMLPTLKLIWAPSSNLDGEFPKIWGKCRSLSMVNLAANHLKGEISGVFENCQNVYFLNVSSNRISGVLDGNLLVRCMTVFDVSRNLMFGSIPEFKNIPCGSLNNLEQFDQGDVYLFHFAHKTRVESRLPLSQFTIAMIHDFSDNNFTGSVPLLPIVSRLRSHEKKVKQIDYAFQAGGNKLSRGLFRDNPSINCSDLKGLFINVSNNIISGGISSNVGVNWECLKFLDASKNKISGHIPKSLVHLRNLTVLLLNNNRLSGEIPSGFFNLESRLKFNFSFNNFSGSIKIDRDAVNCKSIIGNPLLHRCQYFALSSIPPQEPWPVGFESLNSTVSSDSGGKKKGMSSFELILIIVPSIIVVILVALVIVYLYFRKRKPTSEVALTSLPSRPPARPHGQQEPVVVFKEIGVRLTLDSVVEATGNFTSRNCIGSGGFGSTYRAEISSGTTVAVKRLTVEMCQGVPQFNAEIRSLGRIRHPNLVTLIGYYASTSEMFLIYNYLPGGNLERFILERPARDKGLKVLHKIALDVANALYFLHDQCRPRIIHRDVKPSNILLDENFNAYLADFGLARLLDDFETHVTTGVAGTFGYVAPEYALTCRASEKADVYSYGVVLLELISDKRALDKSFSTQRNGYTIVSWALMLRREGRQKEVFSAGLWEAGPEDVLLELLHLGLLCSADSVTGRPTMRQVVRKLRQIQPASDC from the exons ATGGCAAGAATTGTTCTCATTTTGTTATCCTTGTGTATAGTTTCTGCAAAAGCTGGCGACTTTTTAGAGAAAAGTCAACTCTTGGAGCTGAAAAAGGCCATTTTTGACCCACATAATATGCTTTCAAGCTGGAAATCAGAAAGCACAAATCAGTGTTCTTGGTATGGAGTCACGTGCAACTCACGTGGCAGGGTTTCTGAGTTAAGAATCTCAGGAG GCTCAATTCCTTCGGAAGTTACAATGTTGCCTACTTTGAAGCTAATTTGGGCACCAAGTTCGAATCTTGATGGTGAGTTTCCTAAAATCTGGGGAAAATGTCGAAGTTTAAGCATGGTGAATTTAGCTGCTAATcatctgaaaggagaaatctcgggtgtttttgaaaattgccagaatgtttattttcttaatgTTAGCTCGAACAGAATCAGTGGAGTTCTTGATGGAAATCTTCTGGTCCGTTGTATGACAGTGTTTGATGTTAGCAGAAATCTCATGTTTGGATCCATTCCTGAATTCAAGAATATTCCTTGTGGGAGTTTAAACAACTTGGAACAATTTGATCAAGGCGATGTTTATCTCTTCCATTTTGCTCATAAAACTCGAGTTGAAAGTCGTCTTCCCTTATCCCAATTTACGATTGCTATGATCCATGATTTTAGTGACAATAATTTCACAGGCTCAGTCCCATTGCTTCCCATAGTATCCAGATTAAGATCACATGAAAAAAAGGTGAAGCAGATCGATTATGCATTTCAAGCCGGTGGAAACAAGCTCTCAAGAGGTTTATTTCGTGATAATCCGTCGATAAACTGCAGTGATTTAAAGGGATTATTCATAAATGTGAGCAACAACATCATATCTGGTGGAATTTCCTCAAATGTTGGTGTGAACTGGGAATGCCTGAAGTTCTTGGATGCATCAAAGAACAAGATTTCAGGTCATATTCCTAAGAGTCTTGTTCATCTTAGAAACCTGACGGTTCTTCTTCTCAACAACAACAGATTATCTGGGGAAATCCCTTCTGGTTTTTTCAATCTTGAGTCTCGTCTGAAGTTCAACTTTTCTTTCAATAATTTTTCTGGATCAATAAAGATAGATCGTGATGCGGTGAACTGTAAAAGCATTATTGGTAACCCTTTACTTCATCGTTGCCAGTACTTTGCTTTGTCATCTATCCCACCACAAGAACCATGGCCTGTGGGTTTTGAGTCGCTAAACAGCACAGTATCATCAGATTCTGGTGGAAAAAAGAAGGGTATGAGTTCTTTTGAGCTAATACTGATTATAGTTCCATCAATCATTGTCGTGATTCTGGTAGCTCTTGTTATTGTTTATCTGTACTTTAGAAAAAGGAAACCAACATCAGAGGTTGCCTTAACCTCGCTTCCTTCTCGTCCTCCTGCTCGTCCTCATGGTCAACAGGAACCAGTTGTGGTTTTCAAGGAGATAGGGGTACGGTTGACTTTAGACTCCGTCGTTGAAGCAACCGGAAATTTTACTTCAAGAAACTGTATTGGTAGTGGTGGTTTTGGATCGACTTACCGGGCAGAGATCTCTTCTGGAACCACCGTAGCTGTAAAACGACTTACAGTTGAAATGTGCCAAGGGGTTCCTCAGTTCAACGCTGAAATTCGGAGTCTCGGAAGAATCCGGCATCCCAATCTTGTTACTTTAATTGGATATTATGCTAGTACATCGGAGATGTTCCTTATCTACAACTATCTTCCTGGAGGAAATTTGGAAAGGTTCATCCTTGAAAGACCTGCTAGGGATAAGGGATTGAAAGTTCTTCACAAGATTGCTCTCGATGTCGCTAATGCGCTTTACTTTTTGCATGATCAATGTAGGCCACGAATAATCCACCGTGATGTTAAGCCGAGTAACATTCTACTAGACGAAAATTTCAATGCGTACTTGGCAGATTTTGGGTTAGCTCGTCTTCTAGATGACTTTGAGACGCACGTAACCACAGGTGTTGCCGGAACGTTTGGATACGTGGCACCAGAATACGCATTGACATGCCGGGCATCTGAAAAGGCAGATGTGTACAGCTATGGAGTAGTGCTTCTTGAGTTGATATCCGACAAGAGAGCTTTAGACAAGTCTTTTTCGACTCAGAGAAATGGTTACACCATAGTCTCATGGGCGTTAATGCTTCGGCGAGAAGGGCGGCAAAAGGAGGTTTTCTCTGCCGGATTATGGGAAGCAGGTCCAGAAGACGTTCTTTTGGAGTTGTTGCACTTGGGGTTGCTTTGCAGTGCAGATTCCGTCACTGGGAGACCTACCATGAGACAAGTCGTTCGGAAACTGAGGCAAATTCAACCTGCTAGCGATTGTTGA
- the LOC122579034 gene encoding ninja-family protein AFP3: MSEEKTSNEMENLSLQAKNRCPRDLLQRFTIPISGIGAPRSSYPDEDPGSGDEIELNLGLSLGGRFGVDKGGNSKLIRSSSIATILPVVRNEDVLDSLKNPGSGPGRAYSGLVRTSSLPVETEEEWRKRKDLQSLRRLAAKRRRSEKQRNVTKGERDDYVAAMGRVGSSPGPCFGSDKWSEFDARSRQRQGSSGSVGQTSTLLQERKNKISSGLSRKNESPIGMERESQDKTRMKEIGSDSVEEMPCVFTQGDGPDGRVIEGILYKYGKGEKVKIMCVCHGSFLSPAEFVKHAGGTDIAHPLKHIVVKASPSLS, translated from the exons atgagtGAAGAAAAAACAAGTAATGAGATGGAAAATCTATCTTTACAAGCAAAAAACAGATGCCCAAGAGATTTATTACAAAGATTTACAATACCCATATCCGGAATCGGAGCCCCGAGAAGTTCCTACCCGGATGAGGATCCGGGTTCGGGTGATGAAATTGAACTGAATCTCGGGTTGTCATTAGGTGGAAGATTTGGTGTAGATAAAGGAGGTAATAGCAAATTGATAAGGTCATCATCAATTGCTACAATTTTGCCTGTGGTAAGAAACGAAGACGTTTTGGATAGTTTAAAGAATCCTGGTTCGGGTCCAGGTCGGGCTTATTCGGGTCTTGTACGGACTTCTTCTTTGCCGGTGGAAACAGAGGAAGAatggagaaaaagaaaagatcttCAGAGCTTGAGAAGGCTTGCAGCGAAACGACGTCGTTCGGAGAAACAAAGAAATGTGACTAAAGGTGAGCGAGATGATTATGTGGCAGCTATGGGTCGGGTTGGGTCTTCTCCTGGACCTTGTTTCGGGTCTGATAAATGGTCAGAGTTTGACGCTAGAAGTCGTCAACGTCAAG GATCAAGTGGCAGTGTTGGCCAAACAAGCACGTTGCTACAAGAACGAAAGAACAAGATTAGTAGTGGTTTGTCAAGAAAAAACGAATCACCAATTGGTATGGAGCGAGAGAGCCAAGATAAGACTCGGATGAAAGAGATTGGGTCGGATTCAGTAGAGGAGATGCCTTGTGTTTTCACTCAAGGAGATGGTCCTGATGGAAGGGTGATCGAAGGAATTTTATACAAGTATGGCAAGGGCGAAAAAGTGAAGATAATGTGTGTTTGTCATGGAAGCTTTTTGTCACCGGCGGAGTTTGTGAAACATGCTGGTGGAACCGACATTGCTCACCCTTTGAAACACATTGTAGTTAAAGCTAGTCCCTCATTATCATGA
- the LOC122578934 gene encoding protein SPIRAL1-like 2, whose amino-acid sequence MNRGVSSGGGQSSLSYLFGGGDAPKPAPKATTQAAPCEAPPAANNVPAAKRDPVSPPVDVTKQIPAGINSNPSNNYFRADGQNTGNFITGRPSTKVHSAPGGGSSLGYLFGDGSK is encoded by the exons atgaaTCGAGGAGTGAGCAGTGGTGGAGGGCAGAGTTCTTTGAGTTACTTGTTTGGTGGCGGTGACGCCCCAAAACCGGCCCCAAAGGCTACTACACAAGCTGCTCCATGTGAAGCTCCTCCAGCAGCGAACAATGTGCCAGCTGCAAAACGCGATCCTGTTTCTCCCCCGGTAGATGTTACCAAACAGATTCCTGCTGGTATCAATAGTAATCCCTCCAACAATTACTTCAGGGCCGATGGTCAGAACACCGGCAACTTTATTACG GGACGACCCTCGACTAAGGTTCACAGTGCACCTGGTGGTGGATCCTCTCTTGGATACCTCTTCGGCGATGGTAGCAAGTGA
- the LOC122578268 gene encoding ABC transporter G family member STR-like: MSTCLENHATALKKQNKSKRLFLSKMGTRYARTDSNRSLETLLDLDKTKAKSIKGVGQTTHKLEPGHGLEFSNLSYSVMKKQKKDGVWITKEAYLLHDISGQAVRGEIMAIMGPSGAGKSTFLDALAGRIAQGSLEGSVRIDGKPVTASYMKMVSSYVMQDDQLFAMLTVFETFMFAAEVRLPPSLSRLEKKKRVIELLDQLGLTSTAHTYIGDEGRRGVSGGERRRVSIGIDIIHKPSLLFLDEPTSGLDSTSAFSVVEKVKDIARSGSIVLMTIHQPSFRIQMLLDRITVLARGRLIYLGSPNGLSAHLEGFQRPVPENENNLEYLLDVIKEYDESTIGLDPLVMYQRDGLKPDPVAQTPVPKPKATPKGPHGKTPNNQKHIALRSIQFQSGNTTSGANSNTFDYHENESDDEFDNSRERKVAHTPMHMQSGVYHPRLASQFYKDFSVWLYHGVKGTPQRAPSWTPARGMITPGQTPVGVTPSINRHRIKTPQVFSPASESYVSYENALEPEVLDKPDLGPKFANPWIREVMVLSWRTGLNVIRTPELFLSREIVLTVMGLILASLFEKLNDYDFKTINRLLNFYIFAVCLVFFSSNDAVPTFIQERFIFIRETSHNAYRASSYVIASLIVYLPFFAIQGFTFAAITQFILRLHSNLFHFWVILYSSLITTNAYVMLVSALVPSYITGYAVVIATTALFFLTCGFFLKASHIPPYWLWLHYISAIKYPFEALLVNEFKSNHCYTGDFSELSPGPLGEVKIKDPSKLGPGCLLRGEDVLKSMDIKWENVWYDIGILLAWGVLYRLLFYVVLRFYSKNERK, translated from the exons ATGAGCACGTGTCTTGAAAATCATGCAACAG CtttaaagaaacaaaacaagTCGAAAAGACTGTTTCTTTCCAAGATGGGGACGAGATATGCTAGAACTGATAGCAATCGGAGCCTTGAGACGCTGCTCGATTTGGACAAAACGAAAGCCAAGTCCATCAAGGGTGTGGGCCAAACAACTCACAAACTTGAACCAGGCCATGGCCTTGAGTTCAGCAACCTATCATATAGTGTGATGAAGAAGCAGAAGAAAGATGGTGTTTGGATTACAAAAGAAGCTTATCTTTTACATGATATATCGGGACAGGCCGTGAGAGGTGAAATTATGGCAATCATGGGTCCTAGTGGTGCTGGAAAGTCAACCTTTCTTGATGCACTGGCGGGCCGGATTGCTCAAGGAAGCCTTGAAGGATCCGTCCGGATTGATGGCAAGCCG GTAACAGCTAGCTACATGAAGATGGTATCGTCTTATGTTATGCAAGACGATCAACTCTTTGCTATGTTGACAGTTTTCGAGACGTTCATGTTTGCTGCAGAAGTTCGTCTTCCACCTTCGTTATCCCGATTGGAGAAGAAAAAGCGGGTCATCGAGTTGCTGGACCAGCTGGGCTTAACT AGCACTGCACATACATATATTGGTGATGAAGGAAGAAGAGGTGTTTCCGGCGGGGAGAGGCGTAGGGTGTCGATTGGGATCGACATAATCCACAAACCGTCACTTTTGTTTCTGGATGAACCGACATCAGGGCTTGATTCTACTAGTGCATTTAGTGTTGTTGAGAAAGTTAAGGATATAGCTCGTAGTGGGAGCATAGTTCTTATGACGATCCATCAGCCTTCATTTCGGATTCAAATGCTTCTTGATCGGATCACAGTTTTAGCAAG GGGGAGGTTGATATATCTAGGTAGCCCGAATGGGTTATCTGCACATCTTGAGGGATTCCAAAGACCCGTGcctgaaaatgaaaacaatcttGAATACCTCTTAGATGTGATCAAGGAATACGATGAGTCCACCATTGGTCTCGACCCTCTCGTGATGTACCAACGTGACGGGCTCAAGCCAGATCCGGTAGCTCAGACTCCGGTTCCCAAGCCGAAAGCAACACCTAAAGGTCCACATGGAAAAACtccaaacaaccaaaaacacatCGCCCTTCGAAGCATTCAGTTTCAGAGTGGCAACACAACCTCTGGAGCCAATTCCAATACATTTGATTATCATGAGAATGAGTCTGATGACGAGTTTGATAACTCTCGGGAGCGTAAAGTCGCCCACACCCCGATGCACATGCAAAGCGGAGTGTATCATCCACGTTTAGCTTCACAATTCTACAAAGATTTCTCCGTATGGTTATACCACGGTGTGAAAGGTACTCCACAACGTGCACCATCATGGACTCCTGCAAGGGGTATGATCACCCCTGGCCAGACTCCAGTCGGAGTTACACCAAGCATAAACCGCCACCGTATCAAGACTCCTCAAGTATTCAGCCCGGCTTCAGAGTCATACGTATCATATGAAAACGCTTTAGAACCGGAGGTTCTTGATAAGCCTGACCTGGGACCGAAGTTTGCAAACCCGTGGATACGTGAAGTAATGGTCCTCTCATGGCGAACTGGACTAAATGTGATTCGGACCCCTGAACTGTTTCTTTCTCGTGAGATCGTATTAACTGTTATGGGTCTCATTCTAGCTTCTCTATTCGAGAAACTAAACGATTATGACTTTAAAACAATCAACCGTCTTCTAAACTTCTACATTTTCGCAGTTTGTCTTGTTTTCTTTTCATCCAACGACGCTGTCCCTACTTTCATCCAAGAACGGTTCATATTCATCCGCGAGACTTCCCACAACGCATATCGTGCATCCTCTTATGTCATAGCATCTCTCATCGTTTACCTTCCCTTTTTTGCAATCCAAGGGTTCACATTCGCCGCCATCACACAATTCATCCTCAGACTACACAGCAACCTGTTCCACTTTTGGGTCATACTATACTCGTCGCTCATCACCACAAACGCCTACGTTATGCTTGTGAGCGCACTAGTACCGAGTTACATCACTGGCTACGCAGTGGTCATAGCCACCACGGCTCTCTTTTTCTTGACTTGTGGTTTCTTCTTGAAAGCGTCACACATACCCCCCTATTGGCTGTGGCTCCATTACATATCGGCTATCAAGTATCCTTTCGAGGCATTGTTGGTGAACGAGTTCAAAAGCAACCACTGTTACACGGGAGACTTCTCGGAGCTATCACCAGGTCCCCTCGGTGAAGTCAAGATTAAAGACCCCTCAAAGCTCGGGCCCGGTTGTTTGTTGAGGGGAGAAGACGTGTTGAAATCGATGGATATAAAATGGGAAAACGTATGGTACGATATCGGGATCCTGTTGGCTTGGGGAGTCTTGTATCGGCTGTTGTTCTACGTTGTTCTCAGATTCTATTCCAAGAACGAGAGGAAGTGA